CAATGTCGATCTGACGCAACTTGAAGCGCGATAAGGCAGAGCAAGGAGGGGGGGGCGGTCCGTCATGACGGCAAAGCCCGCGATTTTGGCGGCAGCTTATTCGCTAATGCCGCCGTGACCCAACCGGTGCGACAGCGTCCTGGCTGCTTCAAGCATGGCCTTGGCGACAGGGCTGTCCCATTCGACGTTGAAGTCACCGATCGAACCCAATGACGTAATTGCTGCCACCATCGTCCCGGTGTGATCGTAGACCGGAGCGCTGAAACCGTTGATGCCGGGGGTCAGGCTGCCCGAGGCGCGGCTGATGCCATGTGAGCGGATTTCCGTGAGGTTTTTCTCGAGTTGCCGGCGAACGGTGGTAATGGCGGTTTTGCTGGTCTCGGAGATATCAGCAAGTTCTTTGTCCAGCATCTGCTTGAGGAATGGCGAACGGTAAAAGGCGGCGAAGGCTCTTCCGGTTGCCGAGTTACATAGTGGCAACACGGTGCCGGCGCGCAGGGTGATGGTGATCGGGCCGCCGGCATCGACGATGCGGACGATGGTTGCGCCGTGATTACCCCAGACCGCCAGTGCAACAGTTTCGTGAATTTCCTCGCAGAGCGCCTCAAGCATTGGTCCGGCCAGACGAACGGGGTCGAGACGACCTAATCCGGAAAGCCCCAACTCCAAAGCGTAGGCGCCCAAGTCGTAGCGACCGCTGCTGCCGTCCTGTTCGACGATGCCAATGCGGAGAAAGCTGACCATATATCTATGCGCTTTGGCGGCCGGCATGCCGGCACCTTTGGCGATGTCACGCAACATCATCGGACGATTGGTCGCGGCCAGAACATTCAAAAGTCGGAATCCAACCTCGATAGACTGAATTCCCTGGCGGTCGCTGGCTACTTTTGTCGGCATGATCGTTGTAATGAAAGTAAAGCGTACATTCTATGCATCTATGAGCCACTTGAGGCGGCGAATATAATGACCCCGCTAAAACTATAAGGGAGGTCATATGCGGGCAGTTCTGGTTGCAAATCCGAAGGGTGGGGCCGGCAAGACGACGCTGGCGACGAATCTGTCCGGCTACTTTGCCAACAAGGGGAAGAAGACAACCTTGTGCGACCTCGATCGCCAGCAGTCTTCCTTGCGCTGGATGGCCTTTCGCGACCCGTCCCTGTCGCCGATCACGGGCTACTTTGCCGGCAACCAGATTTCGTCCAGTCTGCCGAAGGAAGCTGACTGGGTAGTGGTGGATGCCCCGGCCGGATTGCAGGGCTACAAGTTGACGGACTACCTGCGGGCGGTCGACAAGGTTGTCGTCCCCCTGGTGCCCTCAGTATTTGATATGGCTGCGACGGAAGACTTCCTGAATTCGATCCGGACTGAAATTCGCGGTCAGCGGACCAAGGTCGGCATTGTCGCCATGCGCGTCGATCCCCGCACGCGGGCTGCGGCCATGCTGGAAGAGTTCCTCAAGCACTTCGATATTCCTATTGTGGCTTATCTGAGAAACACCCAGAACTACGTCAATGTCGCCGCTGCCGGTGCAACCGTATTCGATCCGCCACGCGCCCGGCATCGTCGCGATGTAGAGCAGTGGTCGAGCTTGGTCGAGTGGATCGAAAAGAAATAGTCCATCATTTCGACAATAGTTCTTGACGTGCCGGGCCAAGGTCTGGATAATGCGCCCTCTCTCTGACGGACGCGGGATGGAGCAGTTGGCAGCTCGTCGGGCTCATAACCCGAAGGTCGCAGGTTCAAGTCCTGCTCCCGCAACCAGCAAGCAAGTTGATTGGAAATACTACAACCAACATGTTTCTGGAGTTTGAAAGAAAGATTTCAGGAAATGTTCTGAATAGCTTGACGGGGAGTTGGGATTGGTTCATAATCTTGCCTCTCTGCTGCAGACGAAGCGAAAGCGACGGCGCGGTGAAGTGAATGATCTTTAACAATTTGGACAACCGATAGGTGTGGGTGCCTTGATGCGTAAGCGACGCAAGTCGCAAAAAGTATTATGGCAATCACACGGATAGAGAAATCTATTGAAGTAATGAGAATTACTGTCAGTGAATTGTGAGTTGTTTTGTTGGATTGAACTGAAGAGTTTGATCCTGGCTCAGATTGAACGCTGGCGGCATGCCTTACACATGCAAGTCGAACGGCAGCACGGGGCAACCTGGTGGCGAGTGGCGAACGGGTGAGTAATGTATCGGAACGTACCTTTCAGTGGGGGATAACGTAGCGAAAGTTACGCTAATACCGCATATTCTGTGAGCAGGAAAGCAGGGGATCGCAAGACCTTGCGCTGATTGAGCGGCCGATATCAGATTAGCTAGTTGGTGAGGTAAAGGCTCACCAAGGCGACGATCTGTAGCGGGTCTGAGAGGATGATCCGCCACACTGGAACTGAGACACGGTCCAGACTCCTACGGGAGGCAGCAGTGGGGAATTTTGGACAATGGGCGCAAGCCTGATCCAGCCATGCCGCGTGAGTGAAGAAGGCCTTCGGGTTGTAAAGCTCTTTCAGCCGGGAAGAAAACGCATGGGTTAATACCCTGTGTGGATGACGGTACCGGAATAAGAAGCACCGGCTAACTACGTGCCAGCAGCCGCGGTAATACGTAGGGTGCGAGCGTTAATCGGAATTACTGGGCGTAAAGCGTGCGCAGGCGGTTTTGTAAGACAGGCGTGAAATCCCCGGGCTCAACCTGGGAACTGCGTTTGTGACTGCAAGGCTAGAGTATGGCAGAGGGGGGTGGAATTCCACGTGTAGCAGTGAAATGCGTAGAGATGTGGAGGAACACCGATGGCGAAGGCAGCCCCCTGGGCCAATACTGACGCTCATGCACGAAAGCGTGGGTAGCAAACAGGATTAGATACCCTGGTAGTCCACGCCCTAAACGATGTCAACTAGGTGTTGGGTGGGTAAAACCATTTAGTACCGGAGCTAACGCGTGAAGTTGACCGCCTGGGGAGTACGGCCGCAAGGTTAAAACTCAAAGGAATTGACGGGGACCCGCACAAGCGGTGGATGATGTGGATTAATTCGATGCAACGCGAAAAACCTTACCTACCCTTGACATGTCCAGGAGCCTGAAGAGATTTGGGTGTGCTCGAAAGAGAACTGGAACACAGGTGCTGCATGGCTGTCGTCAGCTCGTGTCGTGAGATGTTGGGTTAAGTCCCGCAACGAGCGCAACCCTTGTCGTTAATTGCCATCATTTAGTTGGGCACTTTAACGAGACTGCCGGTGACAAACCGGAGGAAGGTGGGGATGACGTCAAGTCCTCATGGCCCTTATGGGTAGGGCTTCACACGTCATACAATGGTCGGTACAAAGGGTTGCCAAGCCGCGAGGTGGAGCTAATCCCAGAAAGCCGATCGTAGTCCGGATCGTAGGCTGCAACTCGCCTGCGTGAAGTCGGAATCGCTAGTAATCGTGGATCAGCATGTCACGGTGAATACGTTCCCGGGTCTTGTACACACCGCCCGTCACACCATGGGAGCGGGTTCCGCCAGAAGTAGGTAGCCTAACCGCAAGGGGGGCGCTTACCACGGCGGGGTTCGTGACTGGGGTGAAGTCGTAACAAGGTAGCCGTAGGGGAACCTGCGGCTGGATCACCTCCTTTCTAGAGAAGCATCTGTGGCACCCACAACCTATCGGTTGTTCATGAGTAGCAAACAGACGAGGGTCTGTAGCTCAGTCGGTTAGAGCACCGTCTTGATAAGGCGGGGGTCGTTGGTTCGATTCCAACCAGACCCACCAACGTCAAATCAAGGGGGATTAGCTCAGCTGGGAGAGCACCTGCTTTGCAAGCAGGGGGTCAACGGTTCGATCCCGTTATCCTCCACCAAAACCCAAAGATAAGCAGTGGTGTTTATCTTTGGCTTTTGAGCAATCAATTGCTACGTTCTTTAACAAAATGGAAGAAGGTTGTGTTGCGGCGCTGATGAGGCGTTGGCAACACGTTGTGATTGCATCTGTAATGTCTTCGGACGATACAGCACAAATATGAGTTGCCTGTAGCCTGCTCTCGCAAGAGAGTACAAGGTTATAGGATCAAGCGAATAAGTGCATGTGGTGGATGCCTTGGCGATCACAGGCGATGAAGGACGTGCAAGCCTGCGAAAAGCTACGGGGAGCTGGCAATGAAGCTTTGATCCGTAGATATCCGAATGGGGAAACCCACTCAGCAATGAGTATCCCTTACTGAATACATAGGTAAGGGAGGCGAACCCGGTGAACTGAAACATCTAAGTAGCCGGAGGAAAATAAATCAACCGAGATTCCCCAAGTAGTGGCGAGCGAACGGGGAGCAGCCTGCTAGTGATAGCGGAATGGTTAATGGAACGGAATGGAAAGTCCGGCCGTAGTGGGTGATAGCCCCGTACATGAAAACCAATCCGTGGTACTAAGTTAGCGAAAAGTAGGGCGGGGCACGTGAAACCTTGTCTGAACATGGGGGGACCATCCTCCAAGGCTAAATACTCGTGATCGACCGATAGTGAACCAGTACCGTGAGGGAAAGGCGAAAAGAACCCCGGGAGGGGAGTGAAATAGAACCTGAAACCGCATGCATACAAACAGTGGGAGCCGACTTGTTCGGTGACTGCGTACCTTTTGTATAATGGGTCAGCGACTTACGTTTAGTAGCAAGCTTAACCGAATAGGGGAGGCGCAGCGAAAGCGAGTCTGATAAGGGCGAATTAGTTGCTAGGCGTAGACCCGAAACCGGATGATCTATCCATGGCCAGGATGAAGGTGCCGTAACAGGTACTGGAGGTCCGAACCCACTAATGTTGAAAAATTAGGGGATGAGCTGTGGATAGGGGTGAAAGGCTAAACAAATCCGGAAATAGCTGGTTCTCCCCGAAAACTATTTAGGTAGTGCGTCTTGTATCACTGACGGGGGTAAAGCACTGTTATGGCTAGGGGGTCATCGCGACTTACCAAACCATGGCAAACTCTGAATACCGTCAAGTGCGAGCAAGGCAGACAGACAGTGGGTGCTAACGTCCATTGTCAAGAGGGAAACAACCCAGACCGCCAGCTAAGGTCCCCAAGACACAGTTAAGTGGGAAACGAAGTGGGAAGGCATAGACAGCTAGGAGGTTGGCTTAGAAGCAGCCACCCTTTAAAGAAAGCGTAATAGCTCACTAGTCGAGTCGTCCTGCGCGGAAGATGTAACGGGGCTCAAACTGTGCACCGAAGCTGCGGATATCGAAAGATATGGTAGGGGAGCGTTCTGTAGGTCTGTGAAGGTGTCTTGAGAAGGATGCTGGAGATATCAGAAGTGCGAATGCTGACATGAGTAGCGATAAAGGGAGTGAAAAGCTCCCTCGCCGAAAGCCCAAGGTTTCCTACGCAACGTTCATCGGCGTAGGGTGAGTCGGCCCCTAAGGCGAGGCAGAAATGCGTAGTCGATGGGAAACAGGTCAATATTCCTGTACCGATTCTAGATGCGATGTGGGGACGGAGAAGGTTAGGTCAGCCAACTGTTGGAATAGTTGGTTTAAGCGTGTAGGCGTGCCCCTTAGGCAAATCCGGGGGGCTTAGCTGAGGCGTGACGACGAGGCACTAAGGTGCTGAAGTGATTGATACCAAGCTTCCAGGAAAAGCCACTAAGCTTCAGTCTAGAATTGACCGTACCGCAAACCGACACAGGTGGGCAGGATGAAAATTCTAAGGCGCTTGAGAGAACTCAGGAGAAGGAACTCGGCAAATTAACACCGTAACTTCGGGAGAAGGTGTGCCCCGGTAGGTTGTAGAGCCTCGCGCTCGAAGGCCGATGGGGTTGCAGTGAAATGGTGGCTGCGACTGTTTAATAAAAACACAGCACTCTGCAAACACGAAAGTGGACGTATAGGGTGTGACGCCTGCCCGGTGCCGGAAGGTTAATTGATGGGGTGCAAGCCCTTGATCGAAGCCCCGGTAAACGGCGGCCGTAACTATAACGGTCCTAAGGTAGCGAAATTCCTTGTCGGGTAAGTTCCGACCTGCACGAATGGCGTAACGATGGCCACACTGTCTCCTCCTGAGACTCAGCGAAGTTGAAATGTTTGTGAAGATGCAATCTCCCCGCGGCAAGACGGAAAGACCCCATGAACCTTTACTGTAGCTTTGCATTGGACTTTGAATCGGTCTGTGTAGGATAGGTGGGAGGCTGTGAAACCGGGACGCTAGTTTCGGTGGAGCCAACCTTGAAATACCACCCTGATTTATTTGAGGTTCTAACCTTGATCCGTGAATCCGGATCGGGGACCGTGCATGGTGGGCAGTTTGACTGGGGCGGTCTCCTCCCAAAAGGTAACGGAGGAGTACGAAGGTACGCTTAGGGCGGTCGGACATCGCCCATAAAGTGCAATGGCAAAAGCGTGCTTGACTGCGAGACCCACAAGTCGAGCAGGTGCGAAAGCAGGTCATAGTGATCCGGTGGTTCTGTATGGAAGGGCCATCGCTCAACGGATAAAAGGTACTCTGGGGATAACAGGCTGATACCGCCCAAGAGTTCATATCGACGGCGGTGTTTGGCACCTCGATGTCGGCTCATCTCATCCTGGGGCTGTAGCCGGTCCCAAGGGTATGGCTGTTCGCCATTTAAAGAGGTACGTGAGCTGGGTTTAAAACGTCGTGAGACAGTTTGGTCCCTATCTGCCGTGGGCGCTGGAAATTTGAAGGGGGCTGCTCCTAGTACGAGAGGACCGGAGTGGACGAACCTCTGGTGTACCGGTTATGACGCCAGTCGTATCGCCGGGTAGCTATGTTCGGAAGAGATAAACGCTGAAAGCATCTAAGCGTGAAACTCGCCTTAAGATAAGATTTCCCGGAGTCTTGAACTCCCTAAAGGGTCGTCGAAGACCACGACGTTGATAGGTCAGGTGTGGAAGCGCAGTAATGCGTTAAGCTAACTGATACTAATTGCCCGTGTGGCTTGATCCTATAACCTTGTAATACACTGCATGTAACTCATATCCGCAGTCACAACAAAACAACCTTCCCCATTTTGCGCATGACGACATCAAAACCGGCATGCATACAAGTTACGTCTGGCGTCAATAGCCTTCTGGTACCACCCCTTCCCTTCCCGAACAGGACCGTGAAACAGAAACGCGCCAATGATAGTGAGCTTCCGCTCGCGAAAGTAGGTCAACGCCAGACTCCCCATAAAAACCCCTGATAGAAAAATCTATCAGGGGTTTTTGCTTTGCGGCGAATTAATTCCGTGGTTTCGGAATGACAGGATTTTGCCTGTGTTAGAATTCGCACCGGCGGGTCTCCCCGCATTGCAGGGTGGTGAATCTGGTCAGGTCCGGAAGGAAGCAGCCACAGCTACTTACTGCAAGTGCCGGGGGTTAGGCTCGCCACTTTCATTTTCTGCATTGGTGTGGAGCGCATGAGTTATCAGGTTCTTGCGCGCAAGTGGCGGCCGCGCAATTTTTCTACGCTGGTTGGGCAGGAACATGTCGTTCGTGCGTTGACACACGCGCTCTCCGAGCAGCGTCTACACCATGCCTATCTGTTTACCGGTACGCGTGGTGTCGGCAAGACCACCATTGCACGTATTCTCGCCAAATCCCTGAATTGCGAAGGGGGCATCACGGCGACGCCCTGCGGAACGTGCTCAGCCTGTCAGGAGATCGATAGCGGTCGTTTTGTCGATCTTCTCGAGGTGGACGCGGCGACCAATACCCGCGTCGACGAAATGCGCCAGCTCCTTGAGAACGCGATTTACGCGCCGACGCGCGGCCGTTTCAAGGTATACGTCATCGACGAAGTGCATATGCTCTCCAATTCGGCATTCAACGCCATGCTGAAGACCCTGGAGGAGCCGCCGGAGCACGTTAAATTCATTCTTGCGACGACTGATCCGCAAAAAATTCCGGTAACCGTCCTATCGCGGTGCCTGCAGTTCAATCTGAAGCAGATGCCGGCACTGGCAATCACAAAGCACCTTGCCCAGATTTTGCAGGCCGAGGGGATCCCCTTCGATCATCCTGCCTTATCGTTGGTCGCTCGTTCGGCATCGGGAAGCATGCGCGACGCCCTTTCCCTGCTTGATCAGGCGATTGCCCATGGTGCCGGCAAGGTCGAGGAAGCCCAGGTGCGCAGCATGCTGGGAACAGTCGATGAGGATTATCTCTTTGCCATCCTTGAGGCGCTTCAGGCCGCTGACGCCTCGGCATTGCTGCAGGTGGCCGCTGATCTTGGGATACGCAGTCTTTCATATTCTGCGGCTTTGCAGGAATTGGGCGCGCTGTTGACGCGTTTGCAGATTGCCCAGTGTGTGCCGTCGGCTGTCGACGATGACGATCCTGACCGGGACCGCTTGCTGGCCTTGGCGAGCGCCTTTTCTCCCGAATTCGTGCAGCTTGCCTATCAGATAGTTAATGTCGGCCGGAACGAGTTGGCCACAGCCCCCGATGAACACGCGGGCTTTGTCATGACGCTGCTCCGGCTGCATACCTTTCGGCCGAGTACGGTAGCTGACGTGCTTGGTGCTGCAACACCGCGAAGCCGTCCGGCAGTCAGCGCCAGGCCACTTCCCGTAGCCCAAGTCGATGTGGCGATACCAGCCCCGGTTCCTGCTCAGGTTACTCCTCGGACGCCGCCGCCTTTGGCGACGAAAGATGCTGACTGGCATCAGATCGTTGCCGCGCTCTCCTTGTCCGGGATGGCCAGGGAGCTGGCCCAGAATTGCGAATTGCGGCAGTTTGATGATGCGGAATGCCTGTTGCGCCTGTCGCCTTCCAAGACCCATCTGCAAATGAAGCCCGGCCCGGATAAGCTACAGCAGGCCTTGGGCGACTATTTTGGCCGTCCCCTGAAGGTTCGCTTCGAACTGGCGCAAAACGAGCTGGATACCCCGGCTGAGACCGTCGGTCGTCAGCGTCAGGAGCGTCAGGATCAGGCCGTTGCCTCGATTTCCCAGGATACATTTATACGCGATGCCATCGAGTCGCTCGATGCGTCGGTTGTCGAATCGTCGATTAAACCTATTTCAAACGGAGAATTACTATGATGAAGGGTGGCTTGGCTGGCCTGATGAAACAGGCGCAGGCGATGCAGGAAAACATGAAGAAGGCCCAGGAGCAGCTGGCTCTGACCGAAGTCGAGGGCGTCGCCGGGGCTGGCATGGTCAAGGTCATCATGACCGGAGCGCATGAGGTGCGTCGGGTCAGTATTGACCCCTCGGTCATGGATGACCGGGAAATGCTTGAGGATCTCGTTGCGGCCGCCATGAACGATGCGGTTCGTCGCTGTGAAGCCTTGAGCCAGGACAAGATGTCCGGCTTCACTTCGGGCTTGAACCTGCCTCCCGGCTTCAAGCTGCCTTTCTGATTAGTGAATCCATCGGGGCTTGATTCGCTGATCGAGGCCTTGCGCTGTCTGCCGGGGGTTGGCCCCAAATCGGCGCAACGCATGGCCTATCACCTGCTGCAGCGCGACCGCAAGGGCGCGCAGCGGCTGGGTGACGCAGTGCATCATGCGCTGCAGACGATTCGTCACTGTCAGCGTTGCAATACCTTTACCGAGGCCGAAATCTGTGAGCGCTGTGCTTCACCGCGGCGCGATCCGACCCTGTTGTGCGTCGTCGAGACGCCGGTCGACATGAACATGATGGAGCAGACCCAGAGTTACCGGGGGCTGTATTACGTGTTGATGGGCAAAATATCGCCACTCGATGGCATCGGGCCGAAGGAGATCGGCCTCGACAGGCTGATGGCCAGGGCCCTTGATGGCGAGGTGCGAGAGGTAATTTTGGCGACCAACTACACCAATGAAGGTGAAGCCACGGCGCACTATATTACCGCTATGCTCGGGGCCAAAGGCGTCGGTGTGACGAGGATTGCCCGCGGTATTCCAGTCGGTGGCGAGCTCGAATATGTTGATAGTGGGACCCTGGCTCAGGCTTTGCGCGAACGTAAGGCTTGTGCCGGGTGATATCCGGCTTTTATCGAGCCGCCCGATGCCGTATAATTTAGCGTTTAATTTCTATCCCATCTAATTCCGTTAGGGGTCAGCGTTATGAGCAATCAAGGAAAAATGGACTGCGGACGGCGGCGTTTGGTCGTTGCGACCGCGGCCGTGGGCGGGGCGGGCGCGGTTGCCGCACTCGTGCCGTTCGTCTCCAGCTTGCTTCCGTCCGAACGTGCCAAGGCTGCAGGCGCACCGGTCGAAGTCGATATCAGCAAGCTGGAAGCCGGTCAGATGATGACCGTCGAGTGGCGCGGCAAGCCGGTGTGGATCATCAACCGCACCAAGGAAATGATGGAAACGCTGCCCAAGCTGGCAGATGCCGTGGCCGATCCGAAGTCCGAGAAAAATCAGCAGCCCGCTTATGCGCAGAACGATACCCGTTCGATCAAGCCGGAAATCATGGTCGTCGTCGGTATTTGTACCCACCTCGGTTGCTCGCCTGGTCAGAAATTCAAGAAGGGTGCCGAAGAAGGCATGCCTGGCGAATGGCTCGGTGGCTTCCTGTGCCCATGCCACGGTTCGACCTTCGACTTTGCCGGTCGCGTTTACAAGTCGAAGCCTGCCCCGACCAACCTCGAAGTGCCGCCGCACGTGTATCTCGCTGATACCCGTATCCTGATCGGCGAAGACAAGAAGGGAGCATAAAATGGCTGCTGGCAATTTCGAAAAGTACAAGTCCGACGGCTCGCTGGCTGGCAACGCGCTGGAATGGGTTGATGCCCGTTTCCCGGCGACTTCCCTGTGGAAGGGTCACCTGTCCGAGTACTACGCACCGAAGAACTTCAACTTCTGGTATTTCTTTGGCTCTCTGGCCCTGCTGGTTCTGGTCATCCAGATCGTCACCGGCATCTTC
The DNA window shown above is from Dechloromonas sp. HYN0024 and carries:
- the recR gene encoding recombination mediator RecR codes for the protein MNPSGLDSLIEALRCLPGVGPKSAQRMAYHLLQRDRKGAQRLGDAVHHALQTIRHCQRCNTFTEAEICERCASPRRDPTLLCVVETPVDMNMMEQTQSYRGLYYVLMGKISPLDGIGPKEIGLDRLMARALDGEVREVILATNYTNEGEATAHYITAMLGAKGVGVTRIARGIPVGGELEYVDSGTLAQALRERKACAG
- a CDS encoding IclR family transcriptional regulator, giving the protein MPTKVASDRQGIQSIEVGFRLLNVLAATNRPMMLRDIAKGAGMPAAKAHRYMVSFLRIGIVEQDGSSGRYDLGAYALELGLSGLGRLDPVRLAGPMLEALCEEIHETVALAVWGNHGATIVRIVDAGGPITITLRAGTVLPLCNSATGRAFAAFYRSPFLKQMLDKELADISETSKTAITTVRRQLEKNLTEIRSHGISRASGSLTPGINGFSAPVYDHTGTMVAAITSLGSIGDFNVEWDSPVAKAMLEAARTLSHRLGHGGISE
- a CDS encoding ParA family protein, which encodes MRAVLVANPKGGAGKTTLATNLSGYFANKGKKTTLCDLDRQQSSLRWMAFRDPSLSPITGYFAGNQISSSLPKEADWVVVDAPAGLQGYKLTDYLRAVDKVVVPLVPSVFDMAATEDFLNSIRTEIRGQRTKVGIVAMRVDPRTRAAAMLEEFLKHFDIPIVAYLRNTQNYVNVAAAGATVFDPPRARHRRDVEQWSSLVEWIEKK
- the dnaX gene encoding DNA polymerase III subunit gamma/tau, with the protein product MSYQVLARKWRPRNFSTLVGQEHVVRALTHALSEQRLHHAYLFTGTRGVGKTTIARILAKSLNCEGGITATPCGTCSACQEIDSGRFVDLLEVDAATNTRVDEMRQLLENAIYAPTRGRFKVYVIDEVHMLSNSAFNAMLKTLEEPPEHVKFILATTDPQKIPVTVLSRCLQFNLKQMPALAITKHLAQILQAEGIPFDHPALSLVARSASGSMRDALSLLDQAIAHGAGKVEEAQVRSMLGTVDEDYLFAILEALQAADASALLQVAADLGIRSLSYSAALQELGALLTRLQIAQCVPSAVDDDDPDRDRLLALASAFSPEFVQLAYQIVNVGRNELATAPDEHAGFVMTLLRLHTFRPSTVADVLGAATPRSRPAVSARPLPVAQVDVAIPAPVPAQVTPRTPPPLATKDADWHQIVAALSLSGMARELAQNCELRQFDDAECLLRLSPSKTHLQMKPGPDKLQQALGDYFGRPLKVRFELAQNELDTPAETVGRQRQERQDQAVASISQDTFIRDAIESLDASVVESSIKPISNGELL
- a CDS encoding YbaB/EbfC family nucleoid-associated protein; its protein translation is MMKGGLAGLMKQAQAMQENMKKAQEQLALTEVEGVAGAGMVKVIMTGAHEVRRVSIDPSVMDDREMLEDLVAAAMNDAVRRCEALSQDKMSGFTSGLNLPPGFKLPF
- the petA gene encoding ubiquinol-cytochrome c reductase iron-sulfur subunit; translation: MSNQGKMDCGRRRLVVATAAVGGAGAVAALVPFVSSLLPSERAKAAGAPVEVDISKLEAGQMMTVEWRGKPVWIINRTKEMMETLPKLADAVADPKSEKNQQPAYAQNDTRSIKPEIMVVVGICTHLGCSPGQKFKKGAEEGMPGEWLGGFLCPCHGSTFDFAGRVYKSKPAPTNLEVPPHVYLADTRILIGEDKKGA